In Juglans microcarpa x Juglans regia isolate MS1-56 chromosome 8D, Jm3101_v1.0, whole genome shotgun sequence, the following are encoded in one genomic region:
- the LOC121243132 gene encoding uncharacterized mitochondrial protein AtMg00310-like, translating to MAVRSHMQQITGMTTCGSYEKYLGLPPIVGRSRYNTFKSLKERVWMKVNSWKNNFLSQAGKEILLKAVIQAIPTYSMSVFRLPRRLCKEIPAVMARFWWGHRQNDRRIQWRSWFKMGDSKKRGGLGFRDLESFNKAMLVKQCWRILNNPSSLVAKVMKEKYFKEDRFLEARLGYAPSLIWRSLWYSISLVKESLRWRVGDGS from the coding sequence ATGGCAGTGAGGTCACATATGCAGCAGATAACAGGAATGACAACTTGCGGCAGCTAtgagaaatatcttggtctACCACCTATTGTGGGAAGGTCAAGGTATAATACTTTCAAAAGTCTGAAGGAAAGAGTATGGATGAAAGTAAATAGTTGGAAGAACAATTTTCTTTCACAAGCTGGGAAGGAAATTCTATTGAAGGCGGTCATCCAGGCGATCCCCACATATTCCATGAGTGTTTTCAGGCTACCGAGAAGGCTGTGTAAGGAGATACCAGCTGTTATGGCAAGGTTTTGGTGGGGGCACAGGCAAAACGATAGAAGAATTCAATGGAGAAGCTGGTTCAAGATGGGAGACTCCAAGAAGAGAGGGGGATTGGGTTTTAGGGACCTTGAGAGCTTCAACAAAGCCATGCTGGTGAAGCAGTGTTGGAGGATTCTTAATAACCCATCTTCTTTAGTTGCCAAAGTGATGAAAGAGAAGTATTTCAAAGAGGATAGGTTTTTGGAAGCAAGGCTAGGGTATGCTCCTTCCTTGATATGGAGGAGCTTATGGTACTCTATTAGTTTGGTTAAGGAAAGCCTTCGCTGGAGGGTGGGTGATGGGAGTTAG